AGCCCTGATTGTGATGTTACTGTAAGCAGCGCTATAACAACCTAGCCCTGATTGTGATGTTACTGTAAACAGAGCTATAACAACCTAGCCCTGATTGTGATGTTACTGTAAACAGAGCTATAACAACCTAGCCCTGATTGTGATGTTACTGTAAACAGAGCTAGAACAACCTAGCCCTGATTGTGATGTTACTGTAAACAGAGCTAGAACAACCTAGCCCTGATTGTGATGTTACTGTAAACAGAGCTATAACAACCTAGCCCTGATTGTGATGTTACTGTAAACAGAGCTAGAACAAAGTAGTCCTGATTTTAAATGGGGATGTTACTGTAAAACAAGGTGACAATGGGTGATTTTTTAAATACAGCGTATAGTTTTATATCAAACGGGGAGAACACAATATATTTAAAGAATGCTTTTGAATCTTAAACAATATAAAACATTGTACATCTCAAGTGAGAATAATAGCCTGATTTATAAACAGTGTAAAATCAAGTGGGGTCAAACACAACAAGCAACATCCatgattaaaataaatacaaacagGAACTAAAACGTGATACACTTAAATCTAGTTAACAAGGTACAGTATATCAAACAATCAAAGTGCaaaacattatcatcatcatcattatattTTCAGGGCTCAAATACATTCATACATTGTATTGATATAAAGGAGGTAAAACATCCATGTATCTGTATTACTATAGGTACAGTATGTAATAATAACAGCATAAACCTGACATTAACACAAGTGCTATCATATTTAAACGGATTCATGTTAAATGAAATAGAAGGACATTCTCCCCTGTCTTCTTCCTGGTGTGTCATAAAGTTAACTGTAGGTGGTGCTGTGTtctaatataatataatctatttcCTCACTGACAAACCTCATTTCTCAAAACTAAAGTGcaatttcaaaataaaaaaacaatattaGCGCCATTATGTAATGTATGGTGCAGGTGTAAATCATCTTACATATGACTGGGGAAGAAATATGACTCTGACAACTCAAAAAGGTTCAATATATCTAGTACACAGTGCAtctacctgtctgactgtctcatTAGAAATGTTTGTCATAACTACATCCTTCTAAACGTAGGAACTGGGCTAATAAAGAACACTAATAAAGAACAGGAAGGCCTGCACACTGTTCATCCTCCCAAGACTCCCAGACACTCTCATCCTCATTCATGAATAGTAGTACTGTATCTTGCTAGTCACCATGCATTTAATATGACCTTTGTCATACAATTAGAATATACTGTAATATTCTAAAGATGGATTAGTAGTCTAGTTGAGACATTTTAGAGGATCTCATCTCTTGAGGAACAGGGCTCTTCTGCAACTGGACTCTAAATATCAACAGCGCTCCGATGCTCAATAAAAACCTCTGTCAGCTAAAGTACATAAGTATAGCAATCAACACAGATGAACATTTACACACTTTCCCCAAAAGCGTCCTGCTTGTCTGCTGTGGTTGCTGCTTGCCTGTAACCTGCCAGATAGAACGTGAAGGTTAGACTTTACTGTAGGTAGTAAAGAcatacagcgcattcagaaagtattcagaccccttgactttttccacattttgttacagccttattttaaaatggattacaatgTTTTCcacctctcatcaatctacacacaataccccataatgacaaagcaaaaacaggtttttcgaaatgcttgtaaatatatatatactgctcaaaaaaataaagggaacacttaaacaacacaatgtaactccaagtcaatcacacttctgtgaaatcaaactgtccacttaggaagcaacaccgattgacaataaatttcacatgctgttgtgcaaatggaatagacaacaggtggaaattataggcaataagcaagacacccccaataaaggagtggttctgcaggtggagaccacagaccacttctcagttcctatgcttcctggctgatgttttggtcacttttgaatgctggcggtgctttcactctagtggtagcatgaaacggagtctacaacccacacaagtggctcaggtagtgcagctcatccaggatggcacatcaatgcgagctgtggcaagaaggtttgctgtgtctgtcagcgtagggtccagagcatggaggcgctaccaggagacaggccagtacatcaggagacgtggaggaggccgtaggagggcaacaacccagcagcaggaccgctacctccgcctttgtgcaaggaggagcaggaggagcactgccagagccctgcaaaatgacctccagcaggccacaaatgtgcatgtgtctgctcaaacggtcaaaaacagactccatgagggtggtatgagggcccgacgtccacaggtgggggttgtgtttacagcccaacaccgtgcaggacgtttggcatttgccagagaacaccaagattggcaaattcactactggcgccctgtgctcttcacagatgaaagcaggttcacactgagcacatgtgacagacgggACAGAGTCTGGaggcgccgtggagaacgttctgctgcctgcaacatcctccagcatgaccggtttggcggtgggtcagtcatggtgtggggtggcatttctttggggggccgcacagccctccatgtgctcgccagaggtagcctgactgccattaggtaccgagatgagatcctcagaccccttgtgagaccatatgctggtgcggttggccctgggttcctcctaatgcaagacaatgctagacctcatgtggctggagtgtgtcagcagttcctgcaagaggaaggcattgatgctatggactggcccgcccgttccccagacctgaatccaattgagcacatctgggacatcatgtctcactccatccaccaacgccacgttgcaccacagactgtccaggagttggcggatgctttagtccaggtctgggaggagatccctcaggagaccatccgccacctcatcgggagcatgcccaggcgttgtagggaggtcatacaggcacgtggaggccacacacactactgagcctcattttgacttgttttaaggacattacatcaaagttggatcagcctgtagtgtggttttccactttagttttgagtgtgactccaaatccagacctccatgggttgataaattggatttccattgattttttTTGTGCGACTttcttgtcagcacattcaactatgtaaagaaaaaagtatttaataagattatttctttcattcagatctaggatgtgttgtttaagtgttccctttatttttttgagcagtgtgtatatatatatatatatatatatatatatatatatatatatatatatatatatatgaagtattcagcccctttactcagcactttgttgaaggacctttggcagcgattacagcctcaagtcttcttgggtatgacgttgcaagcttggcacacctgtatttgggttgtttcttccattcttctctacagatcctctcaagctctgtcaggttggatggggagcgtcactgcacagctatttccaggtctctccggAGAATTTCGAActggttcaagtccgagctctggctgggccactcaaggacagtcagagacttgtcccgaagccactcctgtgttgtcttggctgtgtgcttagggttgttgtgctgttgaaaggtgaaccttcacccaagtctgaggtcctgagcgttctggagcaggttttcatcaaggatctctctgtacttttgtccattcatctttccctcgatcctgactagtctcccagtccctgccgctggaaaacgcttggcattcaggccaaagagttcaatctttgtttcatcagaccagagaatcttgtttctcatggtctgtgagtcctttatgtgccttttgtcaaactccaagcggactttcatgtgtcttttactgaggattggcttccatatggccactaccataaaggcctgattggtggagtgctgcagagatggttgtccttctggaaggttctcccatttccacagaggaactctggagctctgtcagagtgaccaatgggttcttggtcacctgcctgaccaaggcccttctcccccaaatgctcagttttgccgggcggtcagctctaggaagagtcttcatggttccaaacttcttccatttcagaatgatggaggctactgtgttcttggggaccttcaatgctgcaggcatTTTTTTCTACCctctcccagatctgtgccttgacacaatcctgtctcggagctctacagtttttgctctgacatgcactgtcaactgtgggaccttatataaacaggtgtgtgcatttccaaatcatgtccaatcaattgaatttaccacaggtgggctccaatcaagctgtagaaacatctcaaggatgatcaatggaaacaggatgcaccggagctcaatttcaagtctcatagcaaagggtctgaaaacttatgtaaataagatatttctgtttttatttttaattcatttgcaaacatttctaaaaacctgttttcgctttgtcattatggggtattgtgtgtagattgataagggaaaaaatgtatttaattttagaataaggttccattttagaataaggctgtaacgtaacaacatttggaaaaagggaaggggtctgaatactttccgaatgcactgtacactttATCAGTAACCATTCTAGAGCTCTAAGACATGACTTGCCCACAGCTGATGCTTCACACAGTTTATTTCATAAAGccagagacatatatatatatatatagagagagagagagagagagagagatgatatacTATGGTTCTGATTATAAACATTCACTCAATTGGTCTTTCTAAGGTGTTATTACATCACATCTAGTCTCTCATGACTTAAGCAAACAAGACTGACAAAAGTGACATCATCAGATAATCTTGTGCTGACTCACCTTTTTTCTTTTGAAGCATGACACTGCCGCAGATGACTAAAATGGAAAcgattaggaacactggaatgccAACCGCCCACGGGGAAGTCCTCCTGTCATCTGGAAGGTGaaacattattatttatttttttacatttatttaactaggcaagtcagttaagaacaaattcttatttacaatgacagcctaggaacagtgggttaactgccttgttcaggggcagaaggacagatttttaccttgtcagctcggggattcgatctagcaacttttcggttactggcacaacgctgtaaccactaggctacctgccgcccctatgaAATTGCAGTGATCATGTGTTTGGAGAGATCAATTTTTTGAGAAGAGGAAGCTGGGAATTGTACATCCTCTTTCCAAAGAAGTCTGTTTGAATAGCATGTTGATATGGATTTCCACCTTTAACATATCATCCATCCTTCATTTAGCTTCCCTGAGGGGCCGGAAACTACCCAGAACTCAATAAAACAATTGACTCTACAGGGAGTGACTCATGATTCTTTACCACAGTAGTCAAAATGAAACTTAACTGGTGAGATTAGATAACAGCACTACTAGCATCACAACATTAGGCTCTTGCAACCAGCCTGATCTCATTGTGCTCACCATTCTGTTGGAATGTTAGAATAGTGAGCTGTAACATGATCTGGCTGGTTCACTAGGCTAACCCAACATGTCACTGGGGATGATGATGTTTTCTCAATGTTGTTTTCAAGTTGAACCATTCTGTACTGACACGCTAATAGTGTACGGTCTAAAAGTATATGACACGTCAACATTACGTACCCTCttcaacctccctctctccactctctccagggAGAATAGGAAGCGGGAcccgctcgtgtctctgtgtcctCATCCCATTGTTTACGATACAGTCCACGTATCCACCTGAGCCTGGCAACAGTTGGAGGGTGATGTTGCTAATGGCTGTGACAGTTTGGTCTTTGTTAATGACAGTCCAGTTGTTAGGTGTCTTTATGGGTActgctgcagaaatgttccattggATCCAAGGTGCTGGTTTACCCGTGGCAGAGCAGCTGACCACAACTTCCATGTCTGCTTTAGATTCAGTGCTGGGGACTTTTTGCATTGTGGCTCTCACTTCAGATACACCTTTGAAAAGATGAAACAGGGAATATTAGATcatattgattttatttattttacaaagcAGGTCAATTAAGAATACATTATTATTTACAAAGATGGCAAAAGGAATCCTGTGGCGCAGGGGGCAGGGATTAAAAGTCTAGGACAAGACAGTCAACACAATAAATGTGAGAAGTCATAATTCAATTTTATATTTTGGTTAAAAAGACTTAATAAAACCATAATTAACCCTTGGCCTGTACTGTATGATTCAGAAATCATGCCTTAGCAAAGGTCCCACTAAGACTTTTCTGTAAtttcaacagtaaaacactgtaggATGCATAGTATAATACCATAAATGTGTTTTACAATGCTGTATGATTTTACCCCTAATGCAGTGCAATGCTGAAAAATACTGTTATTAACTGTAGTTCGGAAGCTTCCTGTAAAAATTACTCTAACATACTGTTTCTTTACAGTAATAGTTTATGCCTACTGTagattcaaatgatcactttCAGGCGCCTACCTCATGCTGTCAGGTGAGACACATGAAGCTCACACTATTTTAGTAAATATATTTTTGAAGCGGCTGTGAAGTGGAATAATATTTTCAGTACCTTGCCTTGTTTATAAGCATAGGTATGCTAGCCAACCTTCAACTGCATGTTTCTTTAGCTAACCTAGCTAGATAGCtggctaacgtttgctagctagctagctcaagttGACAAAAGCCATTTCGGTCTGCTCTAAATTGCTCGTAGATATCTAGCTGTGCGACCTAGAAAAACGTCAGAGAATATTGTAATTATAGGCTGTATCGCAGCCTCTGAGTGCCATAGAGAATACACTAAGCGCAGATTCGTGACCTTCATTACTACAGAGAAAATGGCTTGTTTCTAGCAGTTCAAAAGATGATTGACAGCCGCATTGAACACAAACCGCGTTGTGGGCCGTACTCGCAAGCCGCTAAAGCTGACGCGAATAACCAGTGCACCAGTGTAATTTTGCTTTACACTACCATTTTCCTTACTGTAAAACATTACAGCATCCATTTACATTTACTGCAAGGATGCTGTAATATGTCTTTACAGTAAGGAAAATATTACTGTAAAACAtattacagcatctctgctgtaatgcaAAAATACAGTATTAAGCTGGCCACTGTGGTGCAAGTATAATGCTTTAATTTTACAGGGAAAAGTTTTACAGTGACGCTATAAAGGGTGACTAAAGGATTATGCTATTTGGCAAAGAACCAGATGCAAGGAACTTTAGGcttcgtttacacaggcagcccaattcttatatttttccactaattggtcttttgaccaatcagatcagctcctttgccaataattggtcaaaatatcagaattgggctgcctgtgtaaacaaagCCTAACATGACCCTCTATTTTATGATTTTGCTCATAATTACTTGTGAAGCATATATGTATTGTTAACACTTTATGAATACTGtataacagtgtttcccaaaAGGATTCTCCAAGAATACCCCCATAGACTTTTTAGGCTCCTATACTaccagcacacctgattcaaataggCCTAATCAAGGGCTGGATAATTAGTTGAGCAGTTAATTAGTTAATTAATTAGTAACTAGTAAATTAGTTAATTCGTTAATTAATTACTTGACTAACCTTGAACGGTAAGACAAGTCTGCTTGCGTATTGAACCACTCGGGTAAACATTGAAGGAGCAAATATAGCAGGCTTCGTCCGCCCATGTTACATTCTTCACCGTAATAGACGTAGAGTTGAGAGATGCCTCCGTGAAAACCACCTTGCCTCGGTGCGGGTCTATGATTTGAGCTCCAAACCGCTTGCTGTAGGTGGCCAGATTCTCCACCGAGTCGTCTTTGAACAGCCTCTGCCAGGTGACTTGCAGCACACCTGTCGAGTCCGCATGGGTGCAGGTATATGATGCGTCGGCATTGAAGTCAACCCTGGTGTCTCCTCTAGCTACGACGTTGACAGAGACTGCTAGAAATGGAAGAAGGAATGTTATCGGGTAAATAAAAGTTTAGCCTTACAAAAAAAATCTATGACCTGTCAAACGTGGGAAATGTTCCTTTATCTTATACGAGCAGAATCAACTGATCAGATCCATGGAAAATAACGTACCTTCAGacagaatgcataagataattaGGTAAGTGTTCATTCTCAGCTGGTGAATGTTGACAAGATCATGTTTCTGTTTCTGGCGTTGGACCTTTAAATATTGGCGAGTGAAAGTGAAAGTTAGCGGGTGGCGTTGGGCGGTTTCCGGTAACCAATGTAGAATAAACATCGATAATGAAGTTATCACGGAACTAGAATGAGTAAGTTATTATATTTCTGTGGAAGAAACGAGGTTGTTCTAGTATTTCTGTGTGGCTCACAATAAGCTTAATGTCATACTGTAGCTGATATACAGGGCCTAAAATAAACATCTGCCAAATGCGTGTAGATTTTGGCATTTGCGGGTTaagatgtctatttcaccagaCACGTTGACGGGTGGTCATGGCTCCACAGTGCGAGCATTTCACTCGCATTTGTgaataaaaatagtaaagtatGATCACATGTATAGTTAAATAAATGCTGCAGCAACTGTTTTCTGAGTATTTCTGCcgttttgtttcatagctggtaaattAATCGCACAAAGTCAAAGAACTCCGAATCTTAAATAACCTATTCCACCTCGCGCTGCAACACTGCGTggctagagggggggggggatcatttttacataactaatttctGCTATCGtcctttttttacatccattattagacagtggcaacgtggAACACTactgattatgaacatggtattttgcctgctaatgcctgcaacgcagtgaagaaaacaatatgacaacaataacgtctaatgtgactggcccctctaacagtacaactggcccctctaacagtacaactggccccagtacaactggcccccccagttgaaatggtctagaaccgccactgtgaGCACAGGCATAAAAATAGCTCTAATTTACTTGAGAAAAAAAGACCATTGAAGTGACACTTAGTTCGTGTGTTTCTTGGCTGTTTACAttttgttcacaagctaggttgattttgtatgtttgagtTTCAACTGCTAGGGAAGAGAAAACAACGCTTCTAAAAGTCAGATTGACCCAGTCTAGAAGACACAAACACGACTCGAGTCACGCTACCACGGTAATCACCCGCCCTTTAAAGGGGCAGGGGAATTTTGTGTCTCatgatattttggttaaaagacGAAGGTCacaaaaaattaaattaaacaatATACCACATTGCTTCTTGCTAGTaaaacattacaaagcatgctcatctgtttttttgtgttttgtttgtgtaatTTTAgcgcaaaaaaaacacattttgtctTGTAAAAAAATCTGAGTAGCTGGTAGATTTTGGtcgaataaaaagtacattttatgCCCATGGTTCACTGGCACTGTGTATTTTCCACTTGAAGGCCACCACATCAAAGGCATTATTAAGGCTACTGTAACCACAGCTAGTTCCAAAGCAAGTCTGCGTTGTTCCAGGTAAAATAGAACAATATAGTCTCCTAAATACCACATTAATAGTCTTCTTAATATGTATAAAAGATGAAACAGTAAAAAAACCCAAGAAGAACAAAGCATAAACTGAAGTCAATCTACCTACAAATAGTTTTGTAATGTGGGGAAATAGTGACTCCATGTTGTTGGGAAGAGGGTGAGGATtttactgtatgatctaatgactaGAAAATAGTTTCAAGGTAATTAAGTGTGTCATTGGAATTTACAGATTTGTCACTTGGATATGCTGTTCTGAGGTGCAACCAGCATTGCATTGTTATGTATGTAAATCTGAAACATCCATTGAGTACATTCATTTGtggatttttatttaactaggcaagtcagttatgacagtctaggaacagtgggttaattgcctttttcaggggcagaacatcagatttttaccttggggatttgaacttgcaacctttcggttactagcccaacactctaaccactaggctaccctgccgccccactagGATATCCATCAcctatttcgtatgatatgttacaattcGTATCctgtgttacaaattacaattcctATCCTGTGTTTCAAATTACAATTCGTATCCtctgttacaaattacaattcgtatcctctgttacaaattacaattcgtatcctgtgttacgaattacaattcgtatccTGTGTTACGAAttatagctaggtggctaatgttagctagctgggtaACCTATAAAGtaaaatatgttacgaatttgcaaaacgcacaatatgttacgaatttgcagaacacatgatatgttacgaattctagctagatagctaacgttagctggctggctaatgttagctaggttaggCATTAGAGTTAAGGGAAGGTTAGGAATTAGGTTAAAGAGTTAGGGgaaggttagctaaaatgctaaagttgtccgtgatgagattcaaacacgcaacctttgaGTTGCTTGACATTTGTGTTATACATTTTTgcattaagtaaccatctgtcttatgtaaccataccaaacaaaacATTATATattgagtgtcctggatttagctttactatgttacgtctatgaGACCAGACTGGTGGTAAGGGTCATGTGCATGCTGAGGGGATGTGCAGTGAGGGACTTTGTTCCCACATGTCAAAGCAAATGGAGAAATTTGCAAGATGACCACTGCCCCAGAGTCTTGTATGCAAGAGGCATTATAGAAAAGGTGAAACCGAAAGATCTTTGAGTTTATCACTAGAAGCTAATGTCGTAACCTTAGTATAATAACATAGTTAGATATGTTTTTTTATACTGATGTTTATTGTAGGCTGTCataaaacatattatattctcaTAAAATGTCATATAAATTCCTCCTGTATctcgggcggcaggtagcctggggggtaggagcgttgggccagcaacCAAAAGGTTGTTGCTGAATCCCAGAGGCGACAAggaaaaaatctgtcattctgccactGAGCAGAATTGGGTTGGGTTCAATGAGGAagtcacatttcagttgaatgcattcagactcgctatccccctgtccctgtacaactgactaggtatccccctgtccctgtacaactgactaggtgtccccctgtccctgtacaactgactaggtatccccctgtccctgtacaactgactaggtatccccctgtccctgtacaactgactaggtgtccccctgtccctgtacaactgactaggtgtccccctgtccctgtacaactgactaggtgtccccctgtccctgtacaactgactaggtgtccccctgtccctgtacaactgactaggtgtccccctgtccctgtaccctgtacaactgactaggtatccctcgttccctatacaactgactaggtatccccctgtcCTCTTGTCATACCTGATTATGGACAGTCTTAGCTGGGAATAGTATTTGACCAAGTGGGAGGGCTGAGTCAAGGTTACTGTAGAATAGAATCATAAATGAAAGAGAAACTGTCTAGGCTGTAGGGTTATTACAATACTCTGACCACTCTCAgcctcaaatcaaatgtattggtcacatgcacgtgtttcctgtggctcagttggtagagcatggtgtttgcaacgccagcatcgtgtgtgcaatgccagggttgtgggttcgattcccacggggggccagtacaacaacaaaaaaatgtatgaaatgtatgcattcactactgtaagtcactctggatgagagattctgctaaatgactaaaatgtaaatgtttagcagatgttattgtggtgtagtgaaatgcttgtgcttctagctccaacactgcagtaatatctaacagtttcacaacatatacccaaaatacacttacatctaagtaaggaatggattaagaatatatacatctatgtcagagtggcattggactaagatacagtggtatagaatacagtatatacatatgagatgtccAATGCCGCTCTGACGTGTATATATGTCCTCAATGGTAAGTGTTATGCTGAATCCAGGAAAGGATGAGCAGTCAGAATGATACTTACAGTAGCCACTCCTTATCTGATGACTAAGCTACTGTAAACTTTGATATCCTGTGATTGTATTGAAATGTGTACTGAGTCATCTGGTAGAACTGTAGGTAGCCTAGAGTTAGAGAGGCGGACCAGTAACTAGagtgttgctggtttgaatcacaGGTCCGTCAGGAAATACAGTATGATGCTGCACCACAGCACACGGACCCTCATGGTATGCATATGTCCGTGTTTACAGTGTCAAAACACTGTATGGTGGCAAATGGATGTGTGTAGTTTCCATAGAAACCCCTGAAAGGAGAAATAGAGCAGCAAGGTGTTTTAATCTGAACAAAACATGTTCATTATATCTTGGGAAGTACCTGTCTCATATTCTGGTTGGCTGGTGTGGTCTTATGTTACTGTGGTGACATTGATACATGTGAACCTGTCTCACTCAACCAGAGGACGATTCCAGCTGCAGCTCAATGCTTAAATCTAGAAACACAGACACTGAAGACagacaatacattttctgaagtaTACATCCTTCTTTTATCAATTAATGTAGAATATCCAGCATATGGAGTAGCAAACACTAGGTGGAACGACAATAAAAAGGTATGGATAGAAAATTCAGGACACAAAATGCAGGACACAATCAAACGATGCAAGAGAATAAAGTAGACGGCCTGGGTCATGGATAATTCTTGTTTGTTGAATGATtgctgtgttttgatgtat
The Salmo salar chromosome ssa16, Ssal_v3.1, whole genome shotgun sequence DNA segment above includes these coding regions:
- the LOC106574975 gene encoding OX-2 membrane glycoprotein isoform X2 → MFILHWLPETAQRHPLTFTFTRQYLKVQRQKQKHDLVNIHQLRMNTYLIILCILSEVSVNVVARGDTRVDFNADASYTCTHADSTGVLQVTWQRLFKDDSVENLATYSKRFGAQIIDPHRGKVVFTEASLNSTSITVKNVTWADEACYICSFNVYPSGSIRKQTCLTVQGVSEVRATMQKVPSTESKADMEVVVSCSATGKPAPWIQWNISAAVPIKTPNNWTVINKDQTVTAISNITLQLLPGSGGYVDCIVNNGMRTQRHERVPLPILPGESGEREVEEDDRRTSPWAVGIPVFLIVSILVICGSVMLQKKKGYRQAATTADKQDAFGESV
- the LOC106574975 gene encoding uncharacterized protein isoform X1, whose translation is MFILHWLPETAQRHPLTFTFTRQYLKVQRQKQKHDLVNIHQLRMNTYLIILCILSEAVSVNVVARGDTRVDFNADASYTCTHADSTGVLQVTWQRLFKDDSVENLATYSKRFGAQIIDPHRGKVVFTEASLNSTSITVKNVTWADEACYICSFNVYPSGSIRKQTCLTVQGVSEVRATMQKVPSTESKADMEVVVSCSATGKPAPWIQWNISAAVPIKTPNNWTVINKDQTVTAISNITLQLLPGSGGYVDCIVNNGMRTQRHERVPLPILPGESGEREVEEDDRRTSPWAVGIPVFLIVSILVICGSVMLQKKKGYRQAATTADKQDAFGESV